CAAGAAACGCCGATCAAATGGTGCGTGGGACAGTCTCGCTGCCGCACGGAACCGGCAAGAAAATTCGGGTCCTCGTCTTCGCAAAAGGCGAAAAAGAAGGCGAGGCCAGGAATGCCGGCGCCGATTTTGTGGGCGCCGAGGACATGGTGGAAAAAGTCCGCGGCGGATTCCTCGATTTTGATGCAGCAGTGGCGACGCCGGATATGATGAGCAACGTGGGAAAACTCGGGAAAATCCTGGGCCCGCGCGGGCTGATGCCGTCTCCCAAATCCGGTACGGTGACCTTTGACGTCGGCAAGGCGGTCAAAGAGATCAAGGCCGGTAAAATCGAGTTCAAAGTCGATAAGAACGCCAATATCCATGTGCCGGTGGCGAAAGCTTCCTTCACGGAAGATCAGATCTATGAAAATGCCGTTGCAGTCTTCGAGGGAATAACCCGGGCGAAGCCATCCGCGGCAAAGGGGCAGTACCTGCGCTCGGCCACGCTCTCCTCGACGATGGGGCCGGGAGTGCGGCTTGACTGCAACCTTCTCGCCACGCAGTTCAAACGGTAAGAAATATCTTCCAATGATTTTGAAGCTCCCGCTCCTTCCGCACAGACGCGTGGAAACGGGAGCTTGTTTTTCAATGGGCTGGGACGCGTAAGCTGCAACTACTTAAGGAGAAGGGCTGTGAAACGAACACCGCGAAAGGGACGCCATCTGTTCACTTCTGAGTCGGTTACGGAGGGGCATCCCGACAAAATCTGCGACCAGATCTCCGACGGGATCCTGGATGCGATGATTGAACAGGATCCTTTTTCCCGCGTTGCCTGTGAATGCCTGGTGACCACCGGCCTGGTGCTGGTGGCAGGAGAGATCACCAGCAAGGCCCACGTGGATATCGTCGAGGTCGTGCGGGGGGTAATCCAGAGCATCGGGTATGTGGACGCCTGCTATGGGCTGGACTCCGACAGTTGCGGCGTCATCGTTTCACTGAAAAAACAGTCACCGGATATTTCCATGGGCGTGACAGCGACGAAGAGCCACGAACAGGGCGCCGGCGACCAGGGAATGATGTTCGGGTTCGCATGTAAAGATACTCCCGAACTGATGCCGATGCCGATCGCGCTCTCGCACCGGATCACACGCCGCCTCGCCGAGGTCAGGAAGGCGGGTATGCTGCCGTTCCTCCGGCCCGACGGCAAGTCCCAGATCACGATCGAGTACGATTTGCTCAAGCCGACACGGGTGGATACCGTCGTCGTCTCCTGCCAACACAATGAGGAAACGACTCCTGAAGAGATTCGGGCCAAAGTCATCGAGCAAGTGGTGAAGCCCTCCATTCCGCCGGAATTATTCGAAGAATCCAATATCAAGTATTACATCAATCCCACCGGCCGCTTCGTTATCGGCGGTCCCCACGGCGATTGCGGACTGACCGGGCGCAAAATCATCGTCGACACATACGGTGGGTATGCTTCCCACGGCGGCGGCGCCTTCTCCGGCAAAGACCCCACGAAGGTCGATCGCTCGGCGGCATACATGGCGCGCTATATCGCCAAGAACGTCGTCGCTGCCGACCTGGCGTACATGTGCGAAGTTCAACTCGCTTACGCTATCGGAGTGGCTCAGCCGGTATCCGTCCTGATCAATACGTTCGGAACGGGCATCGTGGACGACGATCTGATATCCGATGCCATAGTAAAACTAATCGACTTGCGGCCCGCTTCCATCATCGAGCGGCTTGATCTGCGAAAACCCATTTACCGGAAAACCACGAATTACGGCCATTTCGGGCGCGAGGATCAAGGGTTTAAATGGGAAGAAAGAGACTTGGTCAAAGACCTGCTGAGGGAGGTAAAAGCTTGAACAAGCGCGTGAAAGAGAAAATGGGGGACGTGAAAAATCCGCGGTTGGCGTCCGAAGGAATCAGGCGAATCGGTTGGGCCGACCGCGATATGCCGGTGCTGCAACTGGTGAGGGACCGCTTCGAGAAGGAACTGCCCCTTCGGGGGTACCGCATGTCCGCCTGTTTGCATATTACCGCCGAAACCGCTAACCTGGCGCGGACGCTGAAAGCCGGCGGAGCAGATCTGGTATTGTGCGCTTCCAACCCGCTCTCCACGCAGGATGATGTCGCGGCGGCTCTCAGCTACGAGTTCGGAATCCCAACCTTCGCCATCAAAGGCGAAGACCGTGACACCTACTACGCCCATATCAAGGCTGCAGTTGCGCATAGGCCGCAGATCACTATGGATGACGGCGCCGACCTCGTCTCGATGATCCATGCCGATTATCCAAAACAGATACCCGATGTGATCGGCAGCATGGAAGAGACCACCACCGGCGTTATTCGCCTGCGCGCGATGGAGCGCGATAAGGCGCTGAAATTCCCGGTTATCGCCGTCAATGACGCCGATACGAAGCATTTCTTCGACAACCGCTACGGGACCGGCCAGTCAACCATTGACGGGATCATCCGCGCGACCGACGTGCTGCTTGCCGGAAAAAAATTCGTGGTCGCAGGCTACGGCTGGTGCGGCCGCGGCCTCGCGATGCGCGCCCGGGGAATGGGCTCGATCGTGATCGTGACCGAGGTGGACCCGTTGCGCGCGATCGAGGCGGCAATGGACGGCTTCCTGGTCATGCCGATGCTCGAAGCCGCAAGGATCGGCGAGGTTTTCTGCACGGTCACCGGCGATATCTCCTGCCTGCGCAAGGAACATTATCTCGCGATGAAGGACGGCGCGATCATCTGCAATTCCGGACATTTCAACGTCGAAATCAACATTCCGGAACTGGAAGACATCGCCATAAAAGTAAATAAAGGGGTGCGCGCATTCGTAGATGAATTCGTGCTCGCGGACGGCAGGCGCATCTATTTGCTGGCCGAAGGAAGGCTTATTAACCTGTCGGCCGCCGAGGGACATCCGGCATCCGTCATGGACATGAGTTTCGCCGTTCAGGCGCTGACGTCCGAATACGTTGTCAAGAACAAGGGCAAGCTCAAACCGAAAGTGTACAATGTCCCCCGCGAGATCGACGCCTGGGTCGCCCGCCTCAAACTCAAGGCGATGGGGATCGAAATCGACACGCTGACGCCCGAACAGAAGAAATATCTTTCCTCTTGGGAAATGGGCACCTGATTATCCTCCGATTTTAACCGGCTCCGGGGACAACGAATTTTCTTTGTCCCCGGTAGCCGCCTTTGGAAAATCCCACCGTAACCAATTTGACGTGCTGCTCTTAGGCCGAGCGTCGTTTGACAGCATATTTCAGGAGATGTATAATATTTTCTACGGGAGATTGGACAGCTTCGGGAAACGGAAATATCCTCAATGACGCTGCGCGACGGAGACGCCCTCAGAATCAGCTCAAACGGAATCCTCCTCTTTTTCCTTTTTCCACCCGATGCGTTTGCACAGGTGGACGGCGCTCAGA
The DNA window shown above is from Candidatus Abyssobacteria bacterium SURF_5 and carries:
- a CDS encoding methionine adenosyltransferase, whose translation is MKRTPRKGRHLFTSESVTEGHPDKICDQISDGILDAMIEQDPFSRVACECLVTTGLVLVAGEITSKAHVDIVEVVRGVIQSIGYVDACYGLDSDSCGVIVSLKKQSPDISMGVTATKSHEQGAGDQGMMFGFACKDTPELMPMPIALSHRITRRLAEVRKAGMLPFLRPDGKSQITIEYDLLKPTRVDTVVVSCQHNEETTPEEIRAKVIEQVVKPSIPPELFEESNIKYYINPTGRFVIGGPHGDCGLTGRKIIVDTYGGYASHGGGAFSGKDPTKVDRSAAYMARYIAKNVVAADLAYMCEVQLAYAIGVAQPVSVLINTFGTGIVDDDLISDAIVKLIDLRPASIIERLDLRKPIYRKTTNYGHFGREDQGFKWEERDLVKDLLREVKA
- a CDS encoding 50S ribosomal protein L1, translated to MTAARTAVESTKQYDLREAVTLVKKTATAKFDETVELALKLGVDPRNADQMVRGTVSLPHGTGKKIRVLVFAKGEKEGEARNAGADFVGAEDMVEKVRGGFLDFDAAVATPDMMSNVGKLGKILGPRGLMPSPKSGTVTFDVGKAVKEIKAGKIEFKVDKNANIHVPVAKASFTEDQIYENAVAVFEGITRAKPSAAKGQYLRSATLSSTMGPGVRLDCNLLATQFKR
- a CDS encoding adenosylhomocysteinase — its product is MGDVKNPRLASEGIRRIGWADRDMPVLQLVRDRFEKELPLRGYRMSACLHITAETANLARTLKAGGADLVLCASNPLSTQDDVAAALSYEFGIPTFAIKGEDRDTYYAHIKAAVAHRPQITMDDGADLVSMIHADYPKQIPDVIGSMEETTTGVIRLRAMERDKALKFPVIAVNDADTKHFFDNRYGTGQSTIDGIIRATDVLLAGKKFVVAGYGWCGRGLAMRARGMGSIVIVTEVDPLRAIEAAMDGFLVMPMLEAARIGEVFCTVTGDISCLRKEHYLAMKDGAIICNSGHFNVEINIPELEDIAIKVNKGVRAFVDEFVLADGRRIYLLAEGRLINLSAAEGHPASVMDMSFAVQALTSEYVVKNKGKLKPKVYNVPREIDAWVARLKLKAMGIEIDTLTPEQKKYLSSWEMGT